Below is a genomic region from Aurantimonas sp. HBX-1.
CCCTTCTCGAGGACCACGACGGTCAGCTCAGGGTCCAGCTGCTTCAGGCGGATCGCAGCGGCGAGCCCGGCCGGGCCCGCGCCGACGATCACCACGTCGAACTCCATCGATTCGCGTTCCGGCAGCGTCTCGGCGTGGCTCATCTCGTCTCCCATCCTGGCATGGCCGGCCGGATCGCCCGCCCGTCTCAGGAGCCAAGAGACTAGCGCGATCCGATGTCGGGACGAGTTCTAACTTGATTGACGTGAACGTCAATCGCGCCGAATGCCTGCCGGTGTAACTGGCGAGCCGCTTGACCGGGCAAAGCGCGCCGGGGGAAGAGAGGCCTTCCGCTTGCTGCGAGGCTCCCCGTGAACGCTGTCTTCCTGGCCGTCGCCATTCTCTGCGAGATCGTCGGCACCACCGCGCTGAAATCGACCCACGGCTTCACCCGGCTGCTGCCGTCGCTGGTCACCGTCGCGGCCTATGCGCTGGCGTTCTATTTCCTGTCGCTGCCGCTGCGCACCCTGCCGGTCGGCATCGTCTACGCGATCTGGTCGGGCGCCGGCATCGTCATCCTGGCGTTGGTCGACCTGTTCTGGTTCCGCACCTCGATCGATGCGGCCGGCTTTCTCGGCCTCGCGCTGATCCTCGCCGGCGTGTTGGTGATCAATTTGTTCTCGCAGACGGTCAGCCATTGAGCGATGGCGGCGCCGATCCCTCCCTGCGGGGCGTCGCCTGCCGCGCCGAAATCGGCTAGGACGGGGGCATGAACGCCGCACAGCCAGAGCCCGGCCGCGACGCCGCCATCGCGCTGCTCGAATGGTACCGCGACGCCGGCATCGACGTGTTCGTCGGCGAGACACCGCGCGACCGCTTCGCCGAGACGCGGGCCGAGCTCGCCGCGCGCGACGGCAGGCGGGCCCAGCCGGCAGCACCCGCCGCCCCGGCGCCGGCGCCGCCGGTCCGGGCCCCCGCCGCGGCCTTTCCCGTCGAGCCGGCCGGCACCTTCGCCACCAGCCGCGCCGCCGTGCCGGACGACGTCGCCATCGCCGACGCCCGCGAGCGGGCCCGCTCGGCCGCGAGCCTTGCCGAGCTGCAGGCGGCGCTCCACGCGTTCGAGAGCTGCAACCTGCGGATCACCGCCAAGTCCACCGTGTTCGGCGACGGCGCCGAGAACGCCGAGGTGATGTTCGTCGGCGAGGCGCCGGGCCGCGAGGAGGACATCGCGGGCGTTCCCTTCGTCGGCCGCTCCGGCCAGCTGCTCGACCGGATGCTCGCCGCGATCGGGCTGGAGCGGCAGAACGTCCGGGTCACCAACACCGTGCCGTGGCGCCCGCCGGGCAACCGGCCGCCGACCCCGGCCGAGACGCAGATCTGCCTGCCCTTCGTGCAGCGCCACATCGAGCTCGTGCGCCCGAAGATCCTGGTCTGCCTCGGCTCGCCCGCCGCCAAGGCGATCCTCGCTTCCGAGGAGGGCATCCTGCGGATCAGGGGCCGCTGGACGACCTACAGCTTCGGCCTCGGCGAGGCCGACACGATCGCCGCGACGGCGATGCTGCACCCGGCCTATCTGCTCCGCCAGCCGGCGCAGAAGAAGCTCGCCTGGCGCGATCTCCTGGCGCTGAAGGCCCGATTGGCGGAAAAGTCGCCGTCCGACTGATTTTCGTCCGATCCTCGTCATGATCGGCAGGCACAAGGCTCTCGCCAACGCCGCCGTTAATGCCTAGAGCGGGCGGCAGCAGCGCCGATTCGCCGGTCGTCAGGACCGGGGCCAGCCGCAGATCGTCGGGCTGTCCCGCCATCCACTCCGTTTCGCCAAGGCCGTCATGCCCCTTCCCGTGCAGATCCTGCCGATCGTCTCCCTGCTCATCTCCACCTTCTTCCTGATGGCGGGCGCCGGGCTGATGGGCATCCTCCTGCCGGTGCGCGGCTCGATCGAGGGCTGGTCGAGCTACCAGATCGGCGCCTTCGGCACCTCCTACGCCATCGCCTTCACGGCCGGCTGCGTGATCATCCCGAAGATCGTCCAGCGCGCCGGCCATGTTCGGACCTTCTCCAGCCTCGCGTCGCTGATGGCGATCTCGGTGCTGCTCTGCGCCATCGTCGTCGATCCCTATGCCTGGATCATCTTCCGCGGCCTCGCCGGCTTCGCGCTGGCCGGCTGCTACATGATCATCGAGAGCTGGCTGAACGAGCGCGTCACCAACGAGACGCGCGGGCGGATCTTCTCGATCTACATGGTGGTCACGATGGGCGCGATGATGGGCGGGCAGTACGTCATGCCGCTCAGCCAGCCGCAGCTCACCGTGCCGTTCATGCTCTGCGCCATCCTGTTCGCCATGGCGGTGATCCCGAACGCGCTGTCGAAGGCGCAGTCGCCGAAGCCGCTGACGACGATCCGCATCAACCTGGTGCCGATCTTCCGCAATTCGCCGGTCGCCGCCGTCGGCGTGCTGCTCGCCGGCGTGCTCTCGGGCATCTGGAACAACATGGCGCCGGTGTTCGGCGAGAAGGCAGGGCTCTCGACTGCCGAGATCGCCACGCTGGTGGTCGCCGCCATGGCCGGCGGCATCGTCTTCCAGGTGCCGCTCGGCCGGATCTCCGACAAGGTCGACCGTCGCTACGTGATGACCGCCGCGGGCCTTATCGGCGTCGGCGCCGGCACGGCGGGCGTCTATCTCGCCGGCAGCGGCCCGGCGGTGCTGTTCACCCTCGCCTTCCTGATCGGCGGCGTCGTCTATCCGGCCTATTCGCTCGCGGTGGCGCACGCCAACGACTACGCGGCCGATTCCGACTTCGTGAAGATCGCCAGCGGCATGCTGATCCTCTACGGCGTCGGCACGATGATCGGCCCGATCTACGCGGCGTTCCTGATGGAGACCTTCGGGCCGCGCGGCATCTTCCAGGCGGTCGGCAGCGCCGCGGCCTTCTACGCCGCCTATTCCTTCTACCGGACCTACCGCCGCGAGGCGATGCCGGTCGACGAGCGGCCTGACTTCCAGACCGTGCCGCTGGCAAGAACCCAGACCCCCGCCAGCTTCGCCCTCGACCCGCGTGCGGAACCGGCGGAGCCAGGCGAACCGGAAGAGGCGCCCAGCAAGGCCGCGTGATCGGGGCCGGTGGAGCACGCGGATGGGCCGCGTCGCCAGGTAACGCGGGAGCAACCGGCCGGTCAGTCGCCCATTGCCGCCGCCTGTCGCTCGAAGCTCGCCAGATCGAAATAGTCGCGCCATTCCGTAATCGCCCCATCGACTACCGTCATGCTCCCCATGGTCGGGAGTTCGATCCGGGCGCCGTTGTCGGCGAGGAAGAGGTCAAGGCGTTCGGTCAGCACGTTGTCGCCGTCTTGTGCGATGCGCCGAAGCTGCCAATCGACCCGGATGCGGGTCCCGACGCCAAATCTCTTATGGAACTGCCGGACGTTCTCCCGTCCCCGGATCTCCGGCAGGGGGATGTTGTGGTAGAAGACGTCCTCGGCAAGCAGATCGATGGCCGCGTCGAAGTCGCCCTCGTTGATCCGGCCAAAAAATCGTCGGACGAGTTCAATCGCTGCTGATTCCTGATTGGGCGTCGTCATGGCGTGTCTCTGTGGTTGCGGCGGGGGATGCGGGTGGGCTCGATGGCGTTCAGTCAGGCGAAGCGGACGAGGTTGTGGCTCGGCAGCGGGCCGCCGGGAAACTGCACCAGGCGCCCGCCTATCGCGAGCGAGCCCAGATCGATGCCGAAGAAGCCGAGGCGCTTGATGAGTGCTCCGACCTCCGCCTTCGCGGTCTCGTCGTCACCGGAGAGGAAGAGAACGCGACGCCCGCCCTCGGCCTGAGGGTCACCAGCCACGAGATGCGTCGCCAGATGGTTGAACGCCTTGACCAGGCGCGCACCCGGAACGAGATCCTTCACGATCTCGCTCGACAGCCGTCCGCCGAGGTCGGCCGGTTCGAAGCGCGGCGCCTCGATCGGGTTGTTGGCGTCGACGACGATGCGGCCGCCGAAGTCCGGAAGTCCGGCCAGCGCTGCGGGCAGTTTTGACCAGTTCACCGCGACGAAGACGATATCCTTCGATGCCGCGCCCTC
It encodes:
- a CDS encoding limonene-1,2-epoxide hydrolase family protein, which gives rise to MTTPNQESAAIELVRRFFGRINEGDFDAAIDLLAEDVFYHNIPLPEIRGRENVRQFHKRFGVGTRIRVDWQLRRIAQDGDNVLTERLDLFLADNGARIELPTMGSMTVVDGAITEWRDYFDLASFERQAAAMGD
- a CDS encoding NADPH-dependent F420 reductase, with the protein product MPSIGIIGAGQNGRAIATALAGKDIPVTHANSRGPESLRETVAGIGAPVTAGTREGAASKDIVFVAVNWSKLPAALAGLPDFGGRIVVDANNPIEAPRFEPADLGGRLSSEIVKDLVPGARLVKAFNHLATHLVAGDPQAEGGRRVLFLSGDDETAKAEVGALIKRLGFFGIDLGSLAIGGRLVQFPGGPLPSHNLVRFA
- a CDS encoding uracil-DNA glycosylase family protein; translated protein: MNAAQPEPGRDAAIALLEWYRDAGIDVFVGETPRDRFAETRAELAARDGRRAQPAAPAAPAPAPPVRAPAAAFPVEPAGTFATSRAAVPDDVAIADARERARSAASLAELQAALHAFESCNLRITAKSTVFGDGAENAEVMFVGEAPGREEDIAGVPFVGRSGQLLDRMLAAIGLERQNVRVTNTVPWRPPGNRPPTPAETQICLPFVQRHIELVRPKILVCLGSPAAKAILASEEGILRIRGRWTTYSFGLGEADTIAATAMLHPAYLLRQPAQKKLAWRDLLALKARLAEKSPSD
- a CDS encoding multidrug efflux SMR transporter: MNAVFLAVAILCEIVGTTALKSTHGFTRLLPSLVTVAAYALAFYFLSLPLRTLPVGIVYAIWSGAGIVILALVDLFWFRTSIDAAGFLGLALILAGVLVINLFSQTVSH
- a CDS encoding MFS transporter — translated: MPLPVQILPIVSLLISTFFLMAGAGLMGILLPVRGSIEGWSSYQIGAFGTSYAIAFTAGCVIIPKIVQRAGHVRTFSSLASLMAISVLLCAIVVDPYAWIIFRGLAGFALAGCYMIIESWLNERVTNETRGRIFSIYMVVTMGAMMGGQYVMPLSQPQLTVPFMLCAILFAMAVIPNALSKAQSPKPLTTIRINLVPIFRNSPVAAVGVLLAGVLSGIWNNMAPVFGEKAGLSTAEIATLVVAAMAGGIVFQVPLGRISDKVDRRYVMTAAGLIGVGAGTAGVYLAGSGPAVLFTLAFLIGGVVYPAYSLAVAHANDYAADSDFVKIASGMLILYGVGTMIGPIYAAFLMETFGPRGIFQAVGSAAAFYAAYSFYRTYRREAMPVDERPDFQTVPLARTQTPASFALDPRAEPAEPGEPEEAPSKAA